From the genome of Ketobacter sp. MCCC 1A13808, one region includes:
- a CDS encoding CoA pyrophosphatase, translated as MSDWLSAIRRNVPLHEPDQASLDASEAGVLMAITDHQTDPRLILTKRAQHLSSHAGEVAFPGGKRDPEDGTILDTALRESFEEILLPPEKVEVIGPMPLSISKAGLKVTPFIGIIPHDLELVPSEYEIESLFSVPISYFLEASPPDFTIREYLGVRYKVPCYHYENYIIWGLTAYFITDCFNRIFDTGFELVMAEPLSETDAK; from the coding sequence GTGTCTGACTGGCTGTCTGCAATCCGTCGAAACGTTCCCTTACATGAGCCTGATCAGGCGTCACTGGATGCCTCGGAAGCCGGCGTGTTGATGGCCATTACTGACCATCAGACCGATCCTCGCCTGATACTGACGAAAAGAGCACAGCATCTGAGCAGCCATGCCGGGGAAGTCGCGTTTCCCGGGGGTAAGCGGGATCCGGAAGACGGCACCATTTTGGATACGGCGCTTCGGGAAAGTTTTGAAGAAATCCTGCTGCCGCCGGAAAAGGTCGAGGTCATAGGGCCCATGCCCCTGTCGATTTCAAAAGCGGGACTGAAAGTGACTCCCTTTATAGGTATCATCCCCCACGATCTGGAGTTGGTGCCCAGCGAGTACGAAATCGAAAGTCTGTTTTCAGTACCGATCAGTTATTTCCTGGAAGCGTCGCCACCGGATTTTACGATTCGGGAATATCTTGGGGTGCGGTATAAGGTGCCCTGTTATCACTACGAAAACTATATTATCTGGGGCCTTACCGCCTACTTTATTACTGATTGCTTTAACCGGATCTTTGATACCGGTTTTGAACTCGTGATGGCGGAACCGTTGTCGGAAACGGATGCCAAGTAA
- a CDS encoding DUF3135 domain-containing protein yields MNHALPDFDQLKEMAENNPEQLEQLRIQLCEQVIQDAPEKYRRKLRGLQFRLDMERRKAKSPMAACIAISGMMHDSFDRLRLALNDATGKGRPFDLQGTSSALSSPAEHAKVLPFRRA; encoded by the coding sequence ATGAATCACGCATTACCGGATTTTGACCAATTAAAAGAAATGGCTGAAAACAACCCAGAGCAGTTGGAGCAACTGCGGATTCAGTTATGTGAGCAGGTGATTCAGGATGCACCTGAAAAGTATCGGCGTAAACTACGCGGTTTACAATTCCGTTTGGATATGGAGCGCCGTAAAGCGAAAAGCCCCATGGCCGCCTGTATTGCTATATCCGGGATGATGCATGATTCGTTTGATCGTTTGCGCCTGGCGCTGAACGATGCAACCGGTAAGGGAAGGCCATTCGATTTGCAAGGTACGTCGAGCGCGTTATCCTCACCAGCAGAACACGCGAAAGTACTGCCATTTCGCCGCGCCTAG
- a CDS encoding NUDIX hydrolase — MKYCSECGSEVSLKIPAGDSRERHVCDSCGLIHYLNPRIIAGTLPVYEDKILLCKRAIEPRRGYWTLPAGFMENGETTAQAAARETIEEAEANVNIHGLYTVFNLPHISQVYMFFRSDVIDGHFGVGEESLETQLFDEADIPWDELAFPTIHRTLKLYFEDRKTGHYPVRLEDIQPRVKKS, encoded by the coding sequence ATGAAATACTGCAGTGAATGTGGATCCGAAGTTTCTCTTAAAATACCTGCCGGCGACAGCCGCGAGCGTCACGTCTGTGATAGCTGCGGCCTCATCCATTACCTGAATCCCCGAATTATCGCCGGCACCCTACCGGTTTACGAAGATAAAATCCTGCTATGCAAACGCGCCATTGAACCTCGCAGAGGCTACTGGACCCTGCCTGCAGGCTTTATGGAAAACGGCGAAACTACCGCACAAGCGGCGGCCAGGGAAACCATCGAAGAGGCCGAAGCAAACGTCAATATTCACGGTTTATACACCGTTTTCAATCTGCCCCATATCAGTCAGGTGTACATGTTCTTTCGCAGCGATGTCATCGACGGCCATTTTGGTGTCGGCGAGGAAAGCCTGGAAACACAATTGTTTGATGAGGCTGACATCCCCTGGGATGAGCTCGCCTTCCCTACCATCCATCGCACCTTGAAACTGTATTTTGAAGACCGCAAAACCGGACATTATCCGGTTCGCTTGGAAGATATTCAGCCACGGGTGAAGAAAAGCTAG
- a CDS encoding hybrid sensor histidine kinase/response regulator — protein MLKLGYFAKSNLVFMLLLLLTTRISAAAPQAVPINRIAADHSANQYFNYLEDENASLTIDDLLQGSYQDMFASGAAEVLNKGFSQSAFWLHSRFSFPEQPDIYHITRYVSLEYSLLDSVDFYVIENGEVTGKWLTGDSRPFNTRPVDYSRFLFPVEFNRGDIKDIYIRVQSTSLLRMPVTIWTPSEFHDAQRPKLLLDGLYFGILLLMLCYNLFLYATARDASYLYYIAYILSIAAFQLAMSGYGFEYLWPNTPQVNEFLIPLSICAISIFVLAFGQRILDLRKQSPLLYFIVNIIIVLEIAGAITSLLLPYAVVIQTLIVFTVIVAAVKLYISIQQSLRRIHTAQLFLFAWFTFLCGAMALAATSMGWLPVNFLTTNSFIIGSAVEVIVLSFILAERSHQINKAKAFAEKQAKDALQLMNDSLRETNRTKDEFLATISHELRTPMNGVLGCLQHASQCPDQSSLDTYLNHADRSARHMMLLIDSLLTYTELQSGNLQLQQEPFRIGEMLDKARLLFADTCAKKEIRLRMSLDSVTPHTLFGDSYRVGQIFNNLIDNAIKFTHRGEILIEITCAAIDHESQSLKLIFSISDTGIGIEPEKQSQIFESFRQADATNNRGYGGLGIGLSVVKALLDKMDGTIECRSNPGQGSRFEVTFPCLFQNQDLTSRIDEQAHQPSRHAAPLQVLVVEDNPVNQLVIKSLLTRHGYTIVTASNGAQALLELEQYAIDVVLMDCQMPIMDGFETTEKIRNMDHRHAHLPIIAVTANGMSDDRHRCIQAGMNDYLCKPIDAQVLHRKIVYWTNNAARQKTG, from the coding sequence GTGCTGAAATTGGGTTATTTTGCCAAGTCTAATTTGGTTTTTATGTTGTTGTTATTACTAACAACACGAATTAGTGCGGCTGCACCTCAGGCAGTTCCGATCAACCGCATTGCGGCAGATCACTCTGCCAACCAGTACTTCAACTATTTGGAGGACGAAAACGCCAGCCTTACTATTGACGATTTGCTGCAGGGTTCTTATCAGGACATGTTCGCGAGCGGTGCAGCGGAAGTACTCAACAAGGGCTTCAGTCAATCTGCATTTTGGTTACACAGCCGTTTCAGTTTTCCCGAACAACCCGACATTTACCACATTACCCGTTACGTATCCCTGGAATATTCACTGCTGGATTCAGTCGATTTCTATGTTATCGAAAATGGGGAAGTCACCGGTAAATGGCTTACCGGCGACAGCCGGCCATTCAACACACGCCCTGTCGATTATTCCCGCTTTTTATTTCCAGTGGAATTTAATCGCGGCGATATAAAAGACATTTATATCAGGGTACAAAGTACCAGCTTGTTGCGCATGCCGGTCACCATCTGGACCCCTTCCGAGTTCCATGACGCGCAACGACCTAAACTCCTGTTAGACGGTTTGTACTTCGGCATTCTGCTATTGATGCTCTGCTACAATCTATTCCTCTACGCTACAGCGCGGGACGCGTCCTACCTTTATTACATAGCCTATATACTTTCCATCGCGGCATTCCAATTGGCCATGAGCGGCTACGGTTTCGAGTATTTATGGCCCAACACGCCGCAAGTAAATGAATTTTTGATTCCTCTTTCAATTTGCGCGATTTCTATTTTTGTATTGGCATTTGGTCAGCGCATTTTGGATTTACGCAAACAGTCGCCTCTACTCTATTTTATTGTCAATATTATCATCGTGCTGGAAATTGCCGGAGCAATCACCAGTTTGTTATTGCCCTACGCCGTTGTTATCCAAACATTGATTGTATTTACTGTCATCGTAGCGGCCGTTAAGCTTTATATAAGCATCCAACAAAGCCTGAGACGCATTCATACTGCGCAGCTTTTTTTGTTTGCCTGGTTCACCTTTCTGTGTGGTGCCATGGCTTTAGCCGCAACCTCAATGGGCTGGTTACCGGTGAATTTCCTGACTACGAATTCTTTTATTATCGGTTCCGCAGTCGAAGTCATTGTGCTTTCTTTTATACTGGCTGAGCGCAGCCACCAGATCAATAAAGCTAAAGCTTTTGCCGAAAAACAGGCCAAAGATGCATTACAGCTTATGAACGACTCCCTTAGAGAAACAAATCGGACCAAAGATGAGTTTCTCGCCACTATAAGTCATGAATTACGCACCCCTATGAACGGGGTGTTAGGCTGCTTACAGCACGCGAGTCAATGCCCGGATCAAAGCAGCTTGGATACGTATCTCAATCACGCCGACCGCTCTGCCCGGCACATGATGTTGCTAATTGACAGTTTATTAACCTACACCGAGTTACAGTCCGGCAACCTTCAGCTGCAGCAGGAACCGTTCAGAATCGGAGAAATGCTAGATAAAGCCCGTTTGTTGTTTGCTGACACCTGCGCTAAAAAAGAGATCCGGCTGCGCATGTCGCTGGACTCTGTAACCCCGCACACGCTATTCGGTGATAGCTATCGTGTCGGGCAGATCTTCAATAATCTGATCGACAATGCCATTAAGTTTACTCACCGCGGTGAAATTTTAATTGAAATAACCTGTGCGGCAATCGACCACGAAAGTCAGTCGTTAAAATTGATTTTCAGCATCAGCGACACCGGTATTGGCATTGAACCTGAGAAGCAATCCCAGATTTTTGAAAGTTTCCGTCAGGCTGACGCTACAAACAATCGTGGTTATGGCGGATTGGGAATTGGCCTTTCGGTGGTAAAAGCCTTGCTCGACAAAATGGATGGCACCATTGAATGTCGGTCAAACCCGGGCCAGGGCAGCCGCTTTGAAGTGACCTTTCCCTGCCTTTTTCAAAACCAGGATTTGACTTCGCGGATCGATGAGCAAGCTCACCAACCTTCCCGCCACGCTGCTCCTTTACAGGTTTTGGTCGTTGAAGACAACCCGGTGAATCAACTGGTGATCAAAAGCCTACTGACACGACACGGATATACCATAGTCACCGCCAGTAACGGAGCGCAGGCTTTGTTGGAATTGGAGCAATACGCGATTGATGTGGTACTGATGGATTGCCAGATGCCGATTATGGATGGGTTTGAAACAACAGAAAAAATCCGCAACATGGACCACCG